A part of Bartonella quintana genomic DNA contains:
- a CDS encoding amino acid permease, whose translation MLFDEKHNKLKRSLQNRHVQMIALGGVIGTGLFYGSTESIRLAGPSTILAYLFGGLIMYFIMRMLGEMSVEEPTSGAFSFFAYKYWGSLAGFITGWNYWFLYILVSMTELTVVGFYLDHWLLIDHWKSSFIVLLLVTLINLLNVRFYGEFEFGLALIKVAAVVGMIVFGIFLIVTEIGGNQASISHLWDHGGFFPYGAMGVVLATCVVMFSFGGTELIGIAAGEVSNPQKTIPIAIRKVMWRIVIFYIGSISVIMMISPWNMIGKDVSPFVKIFEIIGIPAAGHILNFVVIMAAISVYNSGIYSNGRMLYSLAIQKNAPHIFSKLSAARVPYVAILFSSICTAIIIVVNAFVPNNSFMRIMALANAAAIITWSIIVIVHLKFRKVHKDRKGAFIYAFALYPYANYLCLCFLAALFCIMFVSGFGKNGLMAQLFNVVGISASSVESYIPAQMPDMSLAVIIIPLWCLLLLLGYKLKR comes from the coding sequence ATGCTGTTTGACGAAAAACACAATAAATTGAAGCGTAGCCTTCAAAATCGCCATGTTCAAATGATTGCTTTGGGAGGAGTTATTGGAACAGGCCTTTTTTATGGATCAACAGAATCGATACGATTAGCTGGTCCGTCAACCATTTTAGCTTATCTTTTTGGAGGACTTATTATGTATTTCATCATGCGAATGCTTGGTGAGATGTCAGTAGAGGAACCAACTTCAGGTGCTTTTAGCTTCTTTGCCTATAAATATTGGGGGAGTTTAGCTGGTTTTATAACAGGTTGGAACTATTGGTTTCTTTATATTCTTGTCAGTATGACCGAACTAACAGTTGTCGGATTTTATCTTGATCATTGGCTTTTGATCGATCACTGGAAGTCATCTTTCATTGTGCTTTTGTTGGTAACATTGATCAATTTATTGAATGTTCGTTTTTACGGAGAATTTGAATTTGGCTTGGCTTTGATTAAAGTAGCTGCTGTTGTTGGTATGATTGTTTTTGGAATTTTTCTCATTGTCACTGAGATAGGTGGGAATCAAGCGAGTATTTCTCATCTTTGGGATCATGGTGGTTTTTTTCCTTATGGTGCAATGGGAGTTGTTTTGGCCACTTGCGTGGTGATGTTTTCTTTCGGTGGAACAGAGCTTATTGGTATTGCTGCTGGAGAGGTATCAAACCCACAAAAAACAATACCAATCGCTATTCGTAAAGTTATGTGGAGGATTGTAATTTTTTATATTGGTTCTATTAGCGTTATTATGATGATAAGTCCGTGGAATATGATCGGAAAAGATGTTAGCCCTTTTGTAAAAATTTTTGAAATTATAGGAATTCCTGCAGCTGGTCATATTTTGAATTTTGTGGTCATTATGGCTGCTATTTCAGTTTACAATAGTGGCATTTATTCTAATGGTCGTATGCTTTATAGTTTAGCTATACAAAAAAATGCACCACATATTTTTAGTAAACTGAGTGCTGCCCGCGTTCCTTATGTTGCTATCCTTTTTTCATCGATCTGTACTGCAATAATCATCGTTGTGAATGCTTTTGTTCCCAATAATAGTTTTATGCGTATCATGGCTCTTGCGAACGCAGCGGCAATTATTACTTGGTCTATTATTGTTATTGTTCATTTAAAGTTTCGAAAAGTACATAAAGACAGAAAAGGGGCATTTATTTATGCGTTTGCTTTATATCCTTACGCCAACTATCTTTGTCTCTGCTTTCTTGCTGCATTGTTTTGCATTATGTTTGTAAGTGGCTTTGGGAAAAATGGATTAATGGCTCAACTGTTCAATGTGGTAGGAATAAGTGCATCCTCTGTTGAATCATATATCCCTGCACAGATGCCTGATATGAGTTTGGCAGTTATTATCATTCCTCTGTGGTGCTTACTTTTGCTCTTAGGCTATAAACTTAAGCGATAG
- a CDS encoding energy-coupling factor ABC transporter ATP-binding protein has product MGIIKFDKVTQVFGDLCVLRDITVQLTEKRIAVIGANGSGKSTFVRLINGLQLPSNGFVSVDGLDTKRDAKAVKRKVGFVFQNPDNQIVLPLVEEDLSFGLKNLNLSKDEIKKRVDEILQRYDLQVFKNHAVHLLSGGQKQLVAISSVVAMKPDYIVFDEPTTLLDLRNKRRVTQVIEELPQTAIVVSHDLEFLKNFDRILVFDKGEIAVDDVPLVAIKEYIRRMS; this is encoded by the coding sequence TTGGGAATCATAAAATTTGATAAGGTCACACAGGTCTTTGGTGATTTGTGCGTTTTAAGGGATATTACTGTACAGCTTACTGAGAAACGAATTGCAGTGATTGGTGCGAATGGTTCTGGAAAAAGTACATTCGTCCGTCTTATTAATGGGTTACAACTTCCATCAAATGGTTTTGTGAGTGTTGATGGGCTTGATACAAAACGCGATGCAAAGGCGGTAAAGCGTAAAGTAGGATTTGTTTTCCAAAATCCCGACAATCAGATTGTATTACCGTTAGTGGAAGAAGATTTATCTTTTGGTCTAAAAAATTTGAACCTTAGTAAGGATGAAATCAAGAAACGTGTGGATGAAATTTTACAGCGTTATGATCTCCAGGTCTTTAAAAATCACGCAGTTCATTTATTGAGTGGTGGACAAAAACAACTCGTTGCCATTTCTAGTGTAGTAGCAATGAAGCCAGACTATATTGTTTTTGATGAGCCTACGACATTACTTGATTTACGAAATAAACGCCGTGTTACACAAGTTATAGAGGAATTACCACAAACAGCGATCGTTGTATCACATGATTTGGAATTTTTGAAAAATTTTGATAGAATACTCGTTTTTGATAAGGGGGAGATAGCTGTTGATGATGTGCCTTTGGTTGCTATCAAGGAATATATAAGAAGGATGTCATGA
- a CDS encoding energy-coupling factor transporter transmembrane component T family protein, with product MIGLYLPGETFIHKLKPGIKLLFFTVCGTTILMVSSIPILVLLLLFVALFYRVAKVPFSTVLKQFKSMGLFLVLIFVFQAIFINWLIGVEVILRLIILFSLSLLVSFTTRVSDMIASIEAGLQPFRCFGINPLKVSMVVSMTIRFIPLLSEKFNEVREAQRVRGFNTNIAALAIPLIIRTMRMASEVAEALEARSYNADTVDSVSNDNKNRS from the coding sequence ATGATCGGTTTATATCTTCCCGGGGAGACGTTTATCCATAAACTGAAACCAGGTATTAAGTTATTATTTTTTACGGTGTGTGGAACGACTATATTAATGGTTTCATCTATACCTATTCTGGTACTGCTTTTATTGTTCGTAGCCTTATTCTATAGAGTTGCCAAGGTTCCTTTTAGCACTGTGTTAAAGCAGTTTAAATCAATGGGACTGTTTTTAGTCCTTATATTTGTGTTTCAAGCTATTTTTATTAATTGGCTTATCGGTGTTGAGGTCATATTACGCCTCATTATTCTTTTTTCTTTATCATTACTTGTTTCATTCACAACAAGAGTTTCGGATATGATAGCTTCGATTGAAGCAGGGCTTCAGCCCTTTCGTTGCTTTGGTATAAATCCATTAAAAGTGAGTATGGTTGTCTCTATGACGATCAGATTTATTCCTCTTTTGAGTGAAAAGTTCAATGAGGTGCGTGAGGCACAGCGAGTACGTGGATTTAATACAAACATTGCAGCTCTTGCAATACCTTTAATTATACGAACCATGAGAATGGCTTCAGAAGTTGCGGAGGCATTGGAGGCACGTTCTTATAATGCTGATACTGTTGATTCAGTATCTAACGATAACAAAAATCGCTCGTAA
- a CDS encoding biotin transporter BioY, with product MDTKDLTHIALFAAIYAVLGLFPPIFLPFLLGIPITVQSMGPMLAGSILGAKRGALATLLFLVLVAIGLPLLSGGRGGIGVFSGVASGYLIGFPFAAFFIGFMVELFWHRLNFITLIVINAVGGIGIVYAFGISWTAYMTKISLLKVLVASSGFLIGDCVKVLIASFVALTVKKSVSLISSQKR from the coding sequence ATGGATACAAAAGATTTGACACATATTGCATTATTTGCTGCTATTTATGCAGTTTTGGGTCTTTTCCCGCCTATTTTTCTTCCTTTCCTTCTTGGGATTCCTATTACAGTTCAATCTATGGGGCCGATGTTGGCCGGATCTATACTTGGGGCAAAAAGAGGAGCTCTAGCAACGCTTCTTTTCCTTGTCCTTGTTGCTATTGGATTACCTTTATTGTCTGGTGGTCGTGGTGGAATCGGTGTCTTTTCAGGGGTTGCTAGTGGTTATCTGATAGGTTTTCCATTTGCTGCATTTTTTATTGGCTTTATGGTTGAATTGTTTTGGCATCGGTTAAATTTTATAACATTAATTGTGATAAATGCTGTGGGTGGTATAGGGATTGTCTATGCTTTTGGAATCTCATGGACGGCGTATATGACTAAAATCTCTTTACTGAAAGTTTTAGTAGCTTCATCAGGTTTTCTGATTGGTGATTGTGTAAAAGTGCTGATTGCATCCTTTGTAGCACTTACAGTTAAAAAATCCGTCTCCCTAATTTCATCACAGAAAAGGTAG
- a CDS encoding phosphoserine transaminase, with protein sequence MIMLKKPSCRPNNPNFSSGPCSKRPGWNLEVLKKALVGRSHRSRVAKSRLAEVVDLTREVLEVPSDYRIGIVPASDTGAVEMSLWSLLGERGVDMAAWESFGSRWIADVVEQLKLSDVRHFEAPYGELPDLTQMDFDRDVVFTWNGTTSGVRVPNADFIPDKRVGLTICDATSAVFAQNLDFSKLDVVTFSWQKVLGGEAAHGILILSPRAVERLESYVPAWPIPQIFCLTKGGKLNENIFKGETINTPSLLCVEDYLDGLKWAKSLGGLRALMARVDKNFAVLDAFVRKTPWLEYLAKDPQIRSNTSVCLDIVDPVITALNVEKRTSFIKALVNRLDEEGVAYDIGSYRDAPPGLRIWTGITIEVSDLEILTQWLEWAFQVEKAQL encoded by the coding sequence ATGATAATGTTAAAAAAACCAAGTTGTCGTCCAAATAATCCTAATTTTTCTTCAGGACCTTGTAGCAAGCGGCCTGGATGGAATCTTGAAGTCCTTAAAAAGGCATTAGTTGGGCGTTCACATCGATCTAGAGTAGCGAAATCAAGACTTGCTGAGGTCGTTGATTTAACCCGTGAGGTTCTTGAAGTGCCTTCTGATTATCGTATAGGGATTGTTCCTGCTTCAGATACTGGTGCTGTTGAAATGTCTCTATGGTCTTTATTAGGCGAACGTGGTGTCGATATGGCGGCGTGGGAAAGCTTTGGTTCAAGGTGGATCGCAGATGTTGTTGAGCAATTAAAGCTTTCTGATGTGCGTCATTTTGAAGCTCCTTATGGCGAATTACCAGACTTAACACAAATGGATTTTGATCGTGATGTTGTTTTTACATGGAATGGAACGACTTCCGGTGTGCGTGTTCCTAATGCAGATTTCATTCCAGATAAGCGGGTAGGATTGACAATCTGTGATGCAACATCAGCAGTTTTTGCACAAAATCTTGATTTTTCAAAGTTAGATGTTGTTACTTTTTCATGGCAAAAAGTTTTAGGAGGTGAGGCTGCACATGGTATATTGATTTTAAGTCCTCGTGCTGTTGAACGGCTTGAAAGTTATGTTCCAGCTTGGCCCATACCCCAGATTTTCTGTCTTACAAAAGGTGGAAAATTGAACGAAAATATTTTTAAGGGGGAAACAATCAATACGCCCTCTCTGCTATGTGTTGAAGATTATCTTGATGGATTGAAGTGGGCAAAGTCATTGGGTGGTTTGCGGGCATTGATGGCACGAGTTGATAAAAATTTTGCTGTACTTGATGCATTTGTTCGCAAAACACCGTGGTTAGAATATTTGGCAAAAGACCCTCAAATACGTTCTAATACATCTGTTTGTTTAGATATTGTCGATCCAGTTATTACTGCTTTGAATGTTGAAAAGCGGACATCTTTTATAAAAGCGTTAGTGAATCGTCTTGATGAGGAAGGGGTTGCGTATGATATTGGTTCGTACCGAGATGCTCCTCCAGGTCTTCGGATTTGGACAGGTATAACAATTGAGGTTTCCGATCTTGAAATTTTAACACAATGGCTTGAATGGGCATTTCAGGTTGAAAAAGCTCAACTTTAA
- a CDS encoding adenylosuccinate synthase yields MANVVVVGTQWGDEGKGKIVDWLSERADIVVRYQGGHNAGHTLVVNGVNYKLSLLPSGLVRGKLSIIGNGVVVDPHHFVAELKKLRDQGVKITPEILRIAENAPLILSLHRDLDATRESGLSGLKIGTTKRGIGPAYEDKVGRRAIRVMDLAETNTLMAKIERLLAHHNALRRGMGVAEVNSQALYDELMQVADEILPFMDCTWRLLDESYQVGKHVLFEGAQGALLDNDFGTYPYVTSSNTIAGQACTGSGIGPGVIHYVLGIAKAYTTRVGEGPFPTEQINDIGEFLGMRGKEFGVVTGRKRRCGWFDAVLVRQMVTICGVQGIALTKLDVLDGLDEIKICIGYELDGKRINYLPSSMGAQARVMPIYETLEGWKEATAHALSWEDLPPQAVKYIRYIEKLINAQVALLSTSPEREDTILVTDPFAD; encoded by the coding sequence ATGGCCAATGTAGTAGTTGTCGGGACACAATGGGGCGATGAAGGCAAAGGTAAAATTGTAGATTGGTTATCGGAGCGGGCAGATATCGTGGTGAGATATCAGGGAGGGCATAATGCAGGTCACACATTGGTTGTTAATGGAGTTAATTATAAATTATCGCTTTTACCGTCTGGTTTAGTTCGTGGGAAGTTATCAATTATCGGTAATGGTGTTGTAGTTGATCCTCATCATTTTGTAGCAGAATTAAAAAAACTGCGTGATCAGGGGGTTAAAATTACACCGGAAATTTTGCGTATTGCTGAAAATGCTCCATTGATTCTTTCTTTGCATCGCGATCTTGATGCAACTCGGGAAAGCGGTTTATCGGGTTTAAAAATTGGTACGACAAAACGTGGTATTGGTCCAGCTTATGAAGATAAGGTGGGGCGTCGTGCTATCCGAGTGATGGACTTGGCGGAAACTAATACGCTTATGGCTAAGATTGAACGGCTTTTGGCACATCACAATGCTTTACGTCGTGGGATGGGCGTTGCAGAGGTTAATTCTCAAGCGCTTTATGATGAATTGATGCAAGTAGCGGATGAAATTTTACCCTTTATGGATTGTACGTGGCGTCTTTTAGATGAAAGTTATCAGGTGGGAAAGCATGTTCTTTTTGAGGGTGCGCAAGGTGCTTTATTAGATAATGATTTCGGTACTTATCCTTATGTGACGTCATCCAATACAATTGCTGGACAGGCATGTACTGGCTCAGGTATAGGACCTGGTGTAATTCATTACGTTTTGGGTATTGCAAAAGCTTATACAACACGTGTTGGAGAAGGTCCATTCCCGACAGAGCAGATAAATGATATTGGTGAATTTCTTGGAATGCGTGGTAAAGAATTTGGCGTTGTGACTGGTCGGAAACGTCGATGTGGATGGTTTGATGCTGTCTTAGTACGGCAGATGGTAACAATTTGCGGTGTTCAGGGTATAGCATTGACAAAGCTTGATGTTTTGGATGGTTTGGATGAAATTAAAATTTGTATTGGTTATGAGCTTGATGGTAAAAGAATTAATTATTTGCCCTCTTCTATGGGAGCACAAGCGCGTGTAATGCCTATATATGAGACATTGGAAGGCTGGAAGGAAGCAACAGCACATGCATTGAGTTGGGAAGATTTACCGCCACAGGCTGTCAAATATATACGCTATATTGAGAAACTGATTAATGCACAGGTAGCTTTATTATCCACCAGTCCTGAGCGTGAAGATACTATCCTCGTTACTGATCCTTTTGCAGATTAA
- the rpoH gene encoding RNA polymerase sigma factor RpoH, with protein sequence MAHINLLSVTTGDGGLNRYLEEVRRFPILEPKEEYMLAQRYRQHNDLKAAHRLVTSHLRLVAKIAMGYRGYGLPIGEVISEGNVGLMQAVKRFEPERGLRLATYAIWWIKASIQEYVLRSWSLVKIGTTANQKRLFFNLRKLKSRLQVLDKGDLNAEQVKEIATQLNVTEDEVISMNRRLCGDTSLNAPLRTQEGENSEWQDWLVDDSNNQEQILIEQSELENRRSMLTYAMSNLNEREKRIFKARRLSDKPLTLEELSSEFNISRERVRQIEMRAFEKVQNSIKASALSQSQM encoded by the coding sequence ATGGCCCATATAAATCTGCTATCAGTAACAACAGGTGACGGAGGATTGAATCGTTACCTGGAAGAAGTACGTCGCTTTCCAATACTTGAGCCAAAAGAAGAGTACATGTTAGCTCAACGTTATCGTCAACATAACGACCTAAAAGCTGCACATAGATTGGTAACCAGTCATCTACGTCTCGTAGCGAAAATCGCAATGGGATATCGCGGCTACGGACTACCCATTGGGGAAGTTATTTCAGAGGGCAATGTTGGACTTATGCAAGCTGTTAAACGTTTCGAACCAGAACGAGGTTTGCGTCTTGCAACCTATGCAATATGGTGGATTAAAGCATCAATCCAAGAATATGTATTGCGGTCTTGGAGTTTAGTAAAAATAGGGACAACCGCCAATCAAAAGCGCTTGTTTTTTAACCTTCGTAAGTTAAAAAGTAGGCTTCAAGTGCTTGACAAGGGTGATCTTAATGCAGAACAAGTAAAGGAAATTGCAACCCAACTGAATGTCACAGAAGATGAGGTTATATCGATGAACCGTCGACTTTGTGGTGACACTTCACTCAATGCACCTCTCCGAACACAAGAAGGTGAAAATAGCGAATGGCAGGATTGGTTGGTTGATGACTCCAACAATCAGGAACAAATTCTGATCGAGCAAAGTGAATTGGAAAATCGTCGTTCCATGCTAACATATGCCATGAGTAACTTAAATGAACGTGAAAAGCGTATATTCAAAGCACGTCGTTTAAGCGATAAGCCTTTGACGTTAGAAGAACTCTCAAGTGAATTTAACATTAGTCGCGAGCGTGTAAGACAAATTGAAATGCGTGCATTTGAAAAAGTACAAAATTCTATCAAAGCTTCTGCTTTATCCCAAAGTCAGATGTGA